In Symmachiella dynata, the following are encoded in one genomic region:
- a CDS encoding PSD1 and planctomycete cytochrome C domain-containing protein encodes MPFRTRRCSLFCLLVLVASGAIARGDDDASKPPAIKLPPAAERPIDFIKDIQPIFAESCYDCHGGGEHEGGLRLDARKDALNGGDTGQVIRKGKSAESLLIQFVAGANPDKLMPPEDVGDPLTAEQVGLLRAWIDQGANWPDSVAVPEGGDPRTDHWSFQPITHPEPPQVKNNLWVRNAIDAFILRKLETENVEPSPAASRPTLIRRLSLDLLGLPPSPAEVEAFVYDERPDAYEQLVERLLASKHFGERWGRHWLDLARYADSDGYEKDRPRPWAWRYRNWVIDAINADMPFDQFTTEQLAGDLLPNPTLDQRIATGFHRNTLTNTEGGTDKEEDRVKQVTDRVNTTGTVWLGMTVGCAQCHSHKYDPLLQREYYGLFAFYNSDKEENIPAPLPEELTAYNEAKAKFDAEMAPLKQAVAEFEKQQLPQNQAAWEQQLASATGPLGWTLIQPVSFASAGGGTLSPQADKSLLASGVNSVKDVYTVVLNTKQKRVTGLRLEVFADDSLPKAGFGRSDAGTFVLSEITATVAPTGDPTQVKPLTLHNPTASNADKKSPIAAAIDGKDDTGWSLAGDQKTKRHVAHFEVKDAAQFEDDVTLTVTLRQLGGNKATLGRIRIAATDVEPAQVARLIPDEILDVLTVASDRRTPEQQKTIDTYYRGVDPEFVKLTAAVKAQAAKEPPYPPTLAQTISLTEEPRKNHLLIRGDFLRKGDEIAHHTPSFLPELNLPEGQSPDRLALARWLMSPDNPLTARVTVNRIWKHLMGRAIVATEDDFGLRGDLPSHPQLLDWLATEMMAQGWSRKQMIREIVHSATYRQSSAYRPELVSRDPANAWFASQNRYRLEAEVIRDSFLAASGLLSRTIGGPSVKPPLPADVAALGYAGSVKWKESTGQDRYRRGLYIFFQRTVPYPMLATFDAPDSNATCTKRERSNTPLQSLTLLNDPVFFETAQSMGQRMMSTHPADKTARLQYAFQLCMARRPTADEFDQLASLYDEMLVQVKQDPEAETQLIGDAKLPTEHRAETAASIAVARIIMNLDEFVTRE; translated from the coding sequence ATGCCGTTCCGCACGCGTCGGTGTTCCTTGTTTTGCCTATTGGTCCTTGTGGCCAGCGGTGCGATTGCGCGTGGCGACGATGATGCGTCGAAGCCACCGGCGATAAAATTACCGCCCGCCGCCGAGCGGCCGATCGACTTCATCAAGGACATCCAACCGATCTTTGCCGAGTCGTGTTACGACTGCCACGGTGGGGGGGAACACGAAGGAGGGCTGCGTTTAGACGCACGTAAAGATGCGCTGAATGGCGGCGACACGGGACAAGTGATCCGCAAAGGCAAAAGTGCGGAAAGCTTGCTGATCCAATTTGTCGCCGGTGCGAATCCGGACAAGCTGATGCCCCCCGAAGATGTGGGCGACCCGCTGACAGCTGAGCAAGTTGGTTTGCTCAGAGCATGGATCGATCAAGGGGCCAACTGGCCCGACAGTGTGGCCGTTCCTGAAGGAGGGGATCCCCGCACCGATCACTGGTCCTTTCAACCGATCACCCACCCCGAACCGCCACAAGTTAAAAACAACTTGTGGGTGCGAAACGCAATCGACGCGTTCATTCTGCGCAAACTCGAAACAGAGAACGTCGAACCCTCTCCCGCAGCAAGTCGGCCGACATTGATCCGCCGGTTGAGTCTCGATTTGCTGGGACTGCCCCCCTCCCCCGCTGAGGTCGAAGCTTTCGTTTACGATGAACGCCCCGATGCGTATGAACAATTGGTCGAACGGTTACTCGCCTCCAAGCATTTTGGCGAACGTTGGGGCCGACACTGGCTCGATCTGGCGCGCTATGCCGATAGCGATGGGTACGAAAAAGACCGCCCGCGCCCCTGGGCATGGCGTTACCGCAATTGGGTCATCGATGCCATCAACGCCGACATGCCGTTTGATCAATTCACGACGGAGCAACTGGCAGGCGATTTACTCCCCAATCCAACACTGGATCAAAGAATCGCGACGGGGTTCCATCGCAACACTCTGACGAATACCGAAGGGGGCACCGATAAGGAAGAGGACCGCGTCAAACAGGTCACAGACCGGGTCAATACCACCGGAACTGTCTGGTTGGGTATGACCGTCGGCTGTGCGCAATGCCACTCCCACAAATACGATCCGTTGTTGCAACGTGAGTACTACGGACTGTTCGCGTTTTACAACAGCGACAAAGAAGAGAACATCCCCGCGCCGCTCCCGGAAGAGTTGACCGCCTATAACGAAGCAAAAGCCAAATTCGACGCAGAAATGGCCCCACTCAAACAGGCCGTCGCGGAATTTGAAAAGCAGCAACTTCCTCAAAACCAAGCGGCGTGGGAACAACAACTCGCCTCCGCAACCGGTCCTCTCGGCTGGACCTTGATCCAGCCCGTTAGCTTCGCATCAGCCGGCGGCGGCACGCTTTCCCCGCAAGCAGACAAGTCGCTCCTCGCCTCAGGCGTGAACTCCGTCAAAGATGTCTACACAGTCGTGCTCAACACCAAACAAAAACGGGTCACCGGTTTGCGGCTAGAGGTCTTCGCCGACGACAGCCTGCCCAAAGCGGGCTTCGGACGTAGTGATGCCGGCACATTTGTGCTCTCGGAGATCACCGCCACGGTTGCCCCTACCGGTGATCCCACACAGGTAAAACCGTTAACCCTGCATAACCCAACCGCCAGCAACGCTGATAAAAAATCACCGATTGCCGCCGCCATTGACGGCAAGGACGACACCGGTTGGTCCCTCGCAGGTGATCAAAAAACGAAGCGGCACGTGGCCCATTTCGAGGTCAAAGATGCCGCCCAGTTCGAGGACGACGTCACCTTGACCGTCACGCTGCGGCAACTGGGTGGCAACAAAGCCACGCTCGGTCGTATCCGCATTGCAGCGACCGATGTCGAACCGGCGCAGGTTGCCCGGTTGATTCCCGACGAAATTCTTGATGTGCTCACTGTTGCCAGCGACCGGCGGACTCCGGAACAGCAAAAAACGATCGATACCTACTACCGGGGAGTCGACCCCGAATTCGTGAAATTGACCGCTGCCGTCAAAGCACAGGCCGCTAAGGAACCACCCTACCCGCCGACGCTGGCGCAAACGATTTCACTGACCGAAGAACCGCGCAAAAATCACCTATTGATTCGCGGCGATTTCCTACGGAAGGGGGATGAAATTGCACATCACACTCCTTCGTTTTTGCCTGAACTGAATTTACCCGAGGGTCAATCCCCCGACCGCTTGGCATTGGCTCGCTGGCTGATGTCGCCGGACAATCCACTCACCGCCCGCGTGACCGTCAATCGCATCTGGAAACATCTGATGGGCCGGGCCATTGTAGCCACCGAAGACGACTTTGGTTTGCGCGGCGATTTGCCGTCGCACCCACAACTGCTCGATTGGCTGGCGACCGAGATGATGGCCCAGGGTTGGAGCCGTAAACAAATGATTCGCGAGATCGTGCATTCCGCCACGTATCGGCAGTCGTCGGCGTATCGCCCCGAACTGGTGAGCCGCGATCCGGCCAATGCCTGGTTTGCGAGCCAGAACCGCTACCGGTTGGAGGCCGAAGTGATTCGCGATTCGTTTTTGGCGGCCAGCGGACTGCTCAGTCGCACCATCGGCGGGCCGAGTGTCAAACCCCCGCTGCCGGCCGACGTGGCCGCACTCGGCTATGCGGGGAGCGTGAAATGGAAAGAAAGCACCGGACAGGATCGTTACCGGCGCGGACTGTACATCTTCTTTCAGCGGACCGTCCCCTATCCGATGCTGGCCACCTTTGATGCCCCCGATTCCAACGCAACCTGCACAAAACGGGAACGCTCCAACACACCGCTGCAATCGCTGACGTTATTAAACGACCCGGTCTTTTTTGAAACCGCACAGAGCATGGGGCAGCGGATGATGTCGACACATCCCGCGGACAAGACCGCCCGTTTGCAATATGCGTTTCAATTGTGCATGGCGCGGCGGCCGACCGCGGATGAGTTTGATCAACTCGCATCGCTGTACGACGAAATGCTCGTGCAGGTCAAACAGGATCCGGAGGCGGAGACGCAGTTGATCGGCGATGCGAAATTGCCGACGGAGCATCGCGCCGAAACCGCTGCCTCGATTGCCGTGGCGCGTATTATTATGAACCTCGACGAATTCGTCACACGGGAGTAA
- a CDS encoding DUF1501 domain-containing protein, whose amino-acid sequence MDPLEQHITKTRRDFLATSASGLGTLALTSLLQQEGLLAADSTTTDPLAPKAPHFAPKAKNCIFIFMAGAPSQLDLFDPKPKLKELHGKPLPESLTKGVRFAFIKKESAVLIGSKRKFTPHGECGMELSDVLPNIGTCADDIALIRSMRSTQFNHHPGQLLMTSGVPRFGFPSVGSWLNYGLGTASRDLPGYVVLTSGRGASGGATNWTSGFLPSTYQGVLFRNKGEPVLNLNNPAGVSTQMQKTGLEALSNLNQSRYERIQDPEIASRIASYELAYRMQTAAPELIDLSGETQATLDAYGVGRTEEGMKMGRGGGKGTYNSFSTNCLLARRLIERGVRFTNIIHASWDHHSSLDTEIEFNAKMADQPVAALIKDLKERGLLDETLVVWGCEFGRTPLGENRGGSRDSNTGRDHHPFAFSMFMAGGGIKGGQVIGRTDDVGWNIEEDPVEVNDLHATLLHLFGINHLKLTVRFGGRDVRLTDVAGNVVQKLLA is encoded by the coding sequence ATGGACCCGCTTGAGCAACATATCACAAAGACACGCCGCGATTTTCTCGCCACATCCGCAAGCGGATTGGGGACGTTGGCGCTCACATCGCTGCTGCAGCAAGAAGGCTTGCTCGCTGCGGATTCGACGACAACCGATCCCCTGGCCCCCAAGGCGCCGCATTTCGCTCCTAAAGCCAAGAACTGCATCTTTATCTTCATGGCGGGGGCGCCGAGCCAGTTGGATCTGTTCGATCCCAAGCCCAAGCTCAAGGAATTACACGGCAAGCCGCTCCCCGAATCGCTGACCAAAGGCGTCCGCTTCGCCTTCATCAAAAAAGAATCGGCCGTACTGATCGGCAGCAAACGCAAGTTCACGCCGCATGGCGAATGCGGCATGGAACTCTCGGATGTGCTTCCCAATATCGGCACCTGCGCCGATGACATCGCGTTGATTCGCTCGATGCGTTCCACGCAGTTCAATCACCACCCCGGCCAACTGCTGATGACCAGCGGCGTGCCGCGGTTTGGCTTTCCCTCGGTTGGTTCCTGGTTGAATTACGGCCTGGGGACCGCTTCACGCGACTTGCCCGGCTACGTGGTGTTGACCTCCGGACGAGGAGCCAGCGGCGGCGCAACGAACTGGACGAGCGGATTTTTGCCTTCGACCTATCAAGGCGTGTTGTTTCGCAACAAGGGCGAACCAGTGTTGAATCTCAACAACCCGGCCGGCGTGAGCACGCAGATGCAGAAAACTGGACTGGAAGCACTCAGCAACCTGAACCAGTCCCGCTACGAACGGATTCAGGATCCCGAAATTGCCAGCCGGATCGCTTCCTACGAATTGGCGTACCGAATGCAAACGGCGGCGCCGGAATTGATTGATCTCTCCGGCGAAACCCAAGCAACACTGGACGCCTATGGCGTGGGCCGCACGGAAGAGGGCATGAAAATGGGCCGCGGCGGCGGAAAAGGAACCTACAACTCGTTTTCCACAAATTGCCTGCTCGCCCGTCGTTTGATCGAACGGGGTGTCCGCTTCACAAACATCATTCACGCCTCTTGGGACCATCACAGCAGCTTGGATACTGAAATTGAATTCAACGCCAAAATGGCCGATCAGCCGGTCGCAGCGCTAATCAAGGACCTCAAGGAACGGGGACTGCTCGACGAAACATTGGTGGTCTGGGGCTGCGAATTTGGTCGTACGCCGCTGGGCGAAAACCGCGGCGGTTCTCGTGATTCCAATACCGGCCGTGACCACCATCCCTTTGCCTTTAGCATGTTCATGGCGGGTGGCGGTATCAAAGGGGGGCAAGTCATCGGCCGCACCGACGACGTCGGCTGGAACATCGAAGAAGATCCGGTCGAAGTCAACGACCTGCACGCCACATTGCTGCACCTGTTTGGCATCAATCATCTGAAACTAACCGTAAGATTCGGCGGCCGCGACGTCCGCTTGACCGACGTGGCGGGCAACGTGGTGCAAAAGTTGTTGGCTTAA
- a CDS encoding DUF1572 family protein: MPIESTPNHNIRPQGDSAADAFIAESRQTLDSAQQKIVHCLDQLTEDDLQWRPFPSANSLQMIVLHLCGNVRQWIMHGVGEQPDVRNRPQEFAEQPRLAKAVLLAQLSQTIADADAVLREFDIQRLTEARNVQGFDANLLSVIYDSVSHFVGHTHQIVYITRLRLGDAYRFAWVPEGIDRAQGGE, from the coding sequence ATGCCGATCGAATCGACGCCCAATCACAACATCCGACCACAGGGTGATTCCGCGGCGGATGCATTTATTGCAGAGTCACGACAAACGTTGGATTCGGCCCAACAAAAAATCGTGCATTGTCTCGATCAACTGACCGAAGACGATCTCCAGTGGCGCCCCTTCCCGTCGGCCAATAGCCTGCAGATGATTGTGCTGCATCTGTGCGGTAACGTGCGGCAGTGGATTATGCATGGCGTGGGGGAACAACCCGACGTGCGAAATCGCCCACAGGAATTCGCCGAACAACCGCGGTTGGCCAAGGCTGTGTTGCTAGCGCAGTTGAGCCAAACGATAGCCGATGCGGATGCGGTGCTGAGAGAATTCGACATACAGCGGCTCACTGAAGCGCGAAACGTACAAGGCTTCGATGCAAACCTGCTATCGGTGATCTACGATTCTGTCAGCCACTTTGTGGGGCATACCCATCAGATTGTCTACATCACGCGACTACGTCTCGGTGACGCGTATCGCTTCGCCTGGGTGCCCGAAGGCATTGACCGTGCACAAGGGGGCGAATGA
- a CDS encoding endonuclease/exonuclease/phosphatase family protein: MAEETGRTSQPAEAGGDPPQRPALNVMSLNIAHGRKLARHQVLLSRATIEENLADIAAVVRREEVDVVALQEADGPSFWSGNFNHVARVGHLGDLEYHFRGGHLAIRARNSHLTYGTALISRWPLSATKSHAFAPSPPTPKKGFVVATVTVPGFGRDVDIVSVHLDFLSFRQRTRQIQELINVVSARGNPLIILGDMNCGWGRQRSSLRQLADNLGLHTHHPTEKIATFPAHRPRRRIDWIFVSSEFEILEYRSLPDQVSDHLGIVAKVTLAKPE; this comes from the coding sequence GTGGCAGAGGAAACAGGACGTACTTCGCAACCTGCCGAGGCAGGGGGTGATCCGCCGCAGCGGCCGGCGCTGAATGTCATGAGTTTGAATATTGCTCATGGGCGCAAATTGGCGCGCCACCAGGTGTTATTATCGCGGGCGACCATCGAAGAAAATCTGGCCGATATTGCGGCGGTGGTTCGCCGCGAAGAGGTGGACGTCGTCGCCTTGCAGGAAGCAGACGGACCGTCGTTTTGGAGCGGCAATTTCAATCACGTGGCTCGCGTGGGGCACCTGGGAGATTTGGAATACCACTTCCGTGGCGGGCATTTGGCAATTCGTGCGCGGAATTCGCATCTGACCTACGGCACGGCACTGATTTCACGCTGGCCGCTCTCGGCGACAAAGTCCCATGCATTTGCTCCCTCGCCGCCGACTCCCAAAAAAGGATTCGTCGTGGCCACGGTTACGGTCCCCGGATTCGGGCGCGATGTTGATATTGTTTCTGTGCATCTCGATTTTTTGAGTTTCCGGCAACGAACCCGACAGATTCAAGAGTTGATCAACGTCGTCTCCGCACGGGGGAATCCGTTGATCATCCTGGGCGACATGAATTGCGGTTGGGGGCGACAGCGGAGTTCATTGCGTCAATTGGCCGACAATTTGGGACTGCACACGCACCACCCTACGGAGAAAATCGCCACCTTTCCTGCCCACCGACCGCGGCGGCGGATTGATTGGATTTTCGTTTCTTCGGAATTCGAGATTTTGGAATACCGATCGTTGCCCGATCAAGTTTCGGACCATCTGGGAATCGTCGCCAAGGTCACCCTTGCGAAACCCGAGTAG
- a CDS encoding thiamine pyrophosphate-binding protein, whose protein sequence is MNGSEAILELLADAGVKYLFGNPGTTELPLSDALVDHPRIKYILGLQEVPVVGIAEGYAQASRSPGVVNLHISCGLGNGMGMLYNAYRAGTPLIVTAGQQDRRLKFQEPILWSDMVSVAKPWTKWAIEVERAADLPNAIRRAVQTALMPPTGPVFLSIPVDVQREITEFDLTPPQPINPQVRPPAAELQRAAEMLCAAKNPGILVGSRVVEADGVAELVELAEALGAPVISESGTTHGRLSFPCTHPLSAPGLPLWAPEIEDRLSEFDVLFVAGTDVFRLYVYFEPARALPKHTRLIHLDQNYWELGKNYPTEVALAGDPKVGLAELAQLVRGRQSDEQQTVVRERTARRSEVHQQLRNDLQTTITSQQDQRPLTSAVIMHSLARALPPNVAVIEEAVTTTNTHLERLGAIADPTGYFGHRGWALGWGLGCSIGVKLAWPDRPVLAVLGEGASLYGIQGLWTAARYRIPVTFVICNNAQYQILKIGAQGMELPQAQAGRFEGMDIAGPEVDMVALARSLGVQAERVTEPDELTEKVRASLAGDVPRLFDVPIDRQTPGRLGY, encoded by the coding sequence ATGAATGGCTCGGAAGCGATTTTGGAATTGTTGGCCGATGCGGGGGTTAAGTATCTGTTTGGCAATCCGGGCACCACGGAGTTGCCGCTCTCCGATGCGTTGGTTGATCACCCGCGGATCAAATATATCCTCGGCTTGCAGGAAGTGCCGGTCGTGGGAATTGCCGAAGGCTATGCGCAGGCGAGTCGTTCGCCGGGTGTGGTGAATCTGCATATCAGTTGCGGGTTGGGAAACGGGATGGGCATGTTGTACAACGCCTATCGCGCTGGCACGCCGTTGATCGTGACGGCTGGGCAACAGGATCGCCGGTTGAAATTCCAGGAACCGATCCTGTGGTCCGATATGGTCAGCGTCGCCAAACCTTGGACAAAATGGGCCATCGAAGTCGAACGCGCCGCCGATCTGCCCAACGCGATTCGCCGTGCTGTGCAAACCGCCTTGATGCCCCCGACGGGACCGGTGTTTTTGTCGATTCCTGTGGACGTGCAACGCGAGATCACCGAATTCGACCTCACGCCGCCTCAACCGATCAATCCACAAGTTCGCCCGCCAGCGGCTGAGTTGCAGCGTGCGGCGGAAATGTTGTGTGCGGCAAAAAATCCCGGCATCCTCGTCGGTAGCCGTGTCGTCGAAGCCGATGGTGTCGCCGAATTGGTGGAACTAGCCGAAGCGCTCGGCGCTCCGGTCATTTCCGAGTCAGGGACCACGCATGGACGGCTGAGTTTCCCCTGTACGCATCCGCTCTCGGCGCCCGGATTACCATTGTGGGCCCCCGAGATTGAGGACCGCCTGAGTGAATTCGACGTGCTGTTCGTGGCGGGGACTGACGTGTTTCGGTTGTATGTCTATTTCGAGCCGGCGCGGGCACTGCCAAAGCACACACGATTGATTCATCTCGATCAGAACTATTGGGAATTGGGCAAGAATTACCCAACTGAGGTCGCATTGGCGGGGGATCCGAAAGTCGGGTTGGCCGAATTGGCGCAACTGGTTCGCGGCCGTCAGAGCGACGAACAGCAGACGGTTGTTCGTGAGCGGACCGCACGCCGCAGCGAGGTGCATCAACAATTGCGCAACGACCTGCAGACAACGATCACCTCGCAGCAAGACCAGCGTCCGTTGACGTCGGCAGTGATTATGCACAGTCTCGCGCGGGCTTTGCCGCCGAATGTGGCTGTGATCGAAGAAGCAGTCACGACCACGAATACGCATTTGGAGCGTCTGGGGGCAATTGCCGACCCGACCGGTTACTTCGGCCATCGCGGTTGGGCATTGGGGTGGGGGTTGGGCTGCAGCATCGGCGTGAAATTGGCATGGCCCGATCGCCCGGTGTTGGCGGTGTTGGGGGAAGGGGCATCGCTGTATGGGATTCAAGGACTGTGGACAGCGGCGCGATATCGGATTCCGGTGACCTTTGTGATTTGCAATAATGCGCAGTATCAGATTTTGAAAATCGGAGCTCAGGGAATGGAATTGCCGCAAGCCCAGGCGGGGCGTTTTGAAGGGATGGATATTGCCGGTCCGGAGGTCGACATGGTGGCATTGGCCCGGTCTTTGGGCGTGCAGGCGGAGCGCGTGACCGAGCCGGATGAACTGACGGAAAAAGTCCGCGCATCGCTGGCAGGCGACGTCCCGCGATTATTCGATGTGCCGATCGACCGCCAAACTCCCGGACGACTGGGCTATTGA
- a CDS encoding HpcH/HpaI aldolase family protein produces the protein MKKNPVKAALAAGQPQVGTWLSFGDLFASRIMARIGFPWLTLDMEHSPIDWAQASAVFGAIADAGCVPLARVPRGDHDLIKRVLDGGAHGIVVPMVNTVEEAKIAIAATKYPPVGNRSVGGGLHSMNFDATPGDYFKYANDEVLCILQTESPEGVENAEEIYSLPGVDAIFVGPNDLAFNMRSADGTDPTPEEHEAMLQRILAIGKKVGTPVGLHVLSTDDVKRRIEEGWQFIALASELKFMTTEAQRCVSELGLKQAEDLARY, from the coding sequence ATGAAGAAAAATCCCGTCAAAGCAGCCCTAGCCGCCGGTCAACCGCAGGTCGGAACGTGGTTATCATTCGGCGATCTGTTCGCCAGCCGGATCATGGCCCGCATCGGTTTTCCTTGGCTAACATTGGACATGGAGCATTCGCCCATCGATTGGGCGCAGGCCTCAGCTGTGTTTGGCGCGATTGCTGATGCGGGTTGCGTCCCGCTGGCCCGCGTGCCGCGTGGTGATCACGATCTGATCAAGCGCGTGCTAGATGGCGGTGCTCATGGAATCGTAGTTCCGATGGTCAATACGGTCGAAGAGGCCAAGATTGCGATAGCGGCAACGAAGTACCCACCCGTGGGGAATCGTTCCGTCGGTGGCGGATTGCATTCGATGAATTTCGATGCGACGCCGGGCGATTACTTCAAATATGCCAACGATGAAGTCTTGTGCATTCTGCAAACCGAATCCCCCGAGGGTGTCGAAAACGCGGAGGAGATCTACAGTCTGCCCGGCGTGGACGCCATTTTCGTCGGGCCCAACGACTTGGCCTTCAACATGCGCTCCGCCGACGGCACCGATCCGACACCCGAAGAACACGAAGCGATGCTGCAACGAATTTTAGCCATCGGAAAAAAAGTCGGTACTCCGGTCGGCTTGCATGTACTGAGCACCGACGACGTCAAGCGGCGTATCGAAGAAGGCTGGCAATTCATCGCCCTGGCCAGCGAACTCAAATTCATGACAACCGAAGCCCAACGCTGCGTCTCCGAACTCGGCCTAAAACAAGCAGAGGATTTGGCGCGATATTAG